A window from Schistosoma haematobium chromosome 3, whole genome shotgun sequence encodes these proteins:
- a CDS encoding hypothetical protein (EggNog:ENOG410VENC~COG:A), whose product MLVGRNNKLSVCVTFFSGSRLFSVAVKHVVDPYYQQILDKHPEQYQTLPKLPCVTSSVTHHITTTRSPVFSKTCRFALKKLRLARNEFDHIVDLVIIRPSNNEWASPLHMVLKKNSSDWRPTGDYRQLNAQTIPDHYSLPHIHDF is encoded by the coding sequence ATGTTAGTCGGTCGGAATAATAAATTATCTGTTTGTGTAACTTTCTTTTCTGGCTCTAGGCTATTCTCCGTCGCTGTTAAACACGTAGTCGATCCATACTATCAACAAATACTCGACAAGCACCCCGAACAATATCAAACGCTACcaaaactaccgtgtgtaaccagcagtgttacacatcacatcacgacgaCAAGATCACCTGTATTCTCGAAAACATGTCGTTTTGCTCTCAAAAAGCTGAGGTTGGCTAgaaacgaattcgaccacatTGTAGACTTAGTAATCATTCGGCCATCAAACAACGAATGGGCATCGCCCTTGCACATGGTCCTTAAAAAGAACAGCAGTGATTGGCGTCCAACCGGTGACTATCGACAACTTAATGCACAAACCATTCCTGATCATTactcgttgcctcacattcacgatttttAG